The Terriglobales bacterium genome has a segment encoding these proteins:
- a CDS encoding TerC family protein: MDLLHHPWFFWVAFNAFVLLMLVLDLFVFHRHAHVIKFREALGWTAFWIALAAGFAVLVYLWHGPGRTLEFVTGYVIEESLSVDNLFVFLLIFRYFKVPAQYQHKVLFWGILGALGMRIVFIAAGVTLIRRFEWIIYLFGIFLIYAGAKLFRSEEMEIHPEHNPVLKLFRRRVRVTPDYVEGNFSVMRDGLRYFTPLAVVLLVVETTDVAFATDSIPAVLAITRDPFIVYTSNVFAILGLRSMYFALAGMMEIFHYLHYGLATVLMFVGAKMLLSHYFPIPVGAALAVIAVVLGLSVVASLLFPRQPKATEPGDETR, from the coding sequence GTGGACCTCCTCCACCATCCCTGGTTCTTTTGGGTCGCCTTCAACGCCTTCGTCCTGCTGATGCTGGTGCTGGACCTGTTCGTCTTCCACCGCCACGCCCACGTCATCAAGTTTCGCGAGGCCCTGGGCTGGACCGCTTTCTGGATCGCCCTGGCCGCCGGCTTCGCGGTGCTGGTCTATCTCTGGCACGGGCCGGGGAGGACGCTGGAGTTCGTCACCGGCTACGTGATCGAAGAGTCGCTGAGCGTGGACAACCTCTTCGTCTTCCTCCTGATCTTCCGCTACTTCAAAGTGCCGGCCCAATACCAGCACAAGGTGCTGTTCTGGGGGATCTTGGGAGCGCTGGGGATGCGCATCGTCTTCATCGCGGCAGGGGTGACGCTGATCCGCAGGTTCGAGTGGATCATCTACCTCTTCGGCATCTTCCTGATCTACGCCGGGGCCAAGCTCTTCCGCTCCGAGGAGATGGAGATCCATCCCGAGCACAACCCCGTGCTCAAGCTCTTCCGCCGGCGGGTGCGGGTGACCCCGGATTACGTGGAAGGGAATTTCTCCGTGATGCGCGACGGCCTGCGCTACTTCACGCCGCTGGCGGTGGTCCTGCTGGTGGTGGAGACCACGGACGTCGCCTTCGCCACCGACTCCATCCCCGCCGTCCTGGCCATCACCCGCGACCCGTTCATCGTCTATACCTCGAACGTCTTCGCCATCCTGGGGCTGCGCTCCATGTATTTCGCGCTGGCGGGGATGATGGAGATATTCCACTACCTGCACTACGGACTGGCTACCGTCCTCATGTTCGTAGGCGCCAAGATGCTCCTCTCCCACTACTTTCCGATTCCCGTGGGAGCAGCCCTGGCGGTGATCGCGGTGGTGCTGGGGCTTTCGGTGGTGGCTTCGCTCCTGTTCCCAAGGCAGCCGAAGGCGACGGAGCCTGGCGACGAGACGCGCTAG